The Deltaproteobacteria bacterium genome has a segment encoding these proteins:
- a CDS encoding pentapeptide repeat-containing protein, protein MTSDAPKGPKAVYAKAKIDGESFAGRDLRGADFRKARLANVDFTGADLSGADFSGAKLVGAKFVNVRAEGAVFKSATFDACEFRDATLAECDFSRASIRDGEWSEVDERGGRFTETAFAGVTFRGGRFAGSRWLESNWSKCRVESTRFEGAHIEAWRAPSLVVSGAVFTDCTILYADLLSAKFEAVSFSDCRITETDLAGSKWSGARIERCDLTKTEFTTGEFRECVIAECVVRKANFRYVSGLDEATMAALAGGGARVSRYLLHRAGRWLTGTGPGRIALAVTIGAIVGSAAWVHFDPLWWGTEKLYREIDRAGAREQTDRVSRLTEYLVVRLAEEAERIPETRIGLARAYQRIGKTKEAVDVLTTLLAGEKTEPNLLLEAVTFMAQIECDAGRFDGLEEMLRRVFATKAEPEMKRHSAVTILYAVMPTGRRDIADRLFDLALANLADQPEAVAELSVMRAQSRLDEPGRVPEVAEVDRLLGMVASMGPGERTNLVRILIRAGRFDEAGAQIDALLARNDLQPRERGDAMSQRAQLEIARGNDEAFLSAIAEVMDATVEDDAKLNAVQESVGLLAERQRHETLSRVVDLARERMAKDRQSVKDLLLLRINTLNGTPLKETALADLHDLSAKPGELREVEKLQLAAVYANLGDDDGARRMLAAMGDEAQLPVYQRHERIGLETQIDLRAGKTGGLDAAVGRLLALPGGSEPKLNVAREIMGTLGARQDFDAIDRVAKVVLSNLGTEPRVDYEIRYARAQAFIYGPRGADAIADFEYLLKIPPANPGKRLTLLEGVLAAYRNAGRAVDAARTIETIAREYPEQKEFLLSAKIEDAQALRNRGDKTGAEKKLLEALGEVTTPEARSRVLNALAAVYLEMNRFDAAAARLDESLAVATPYSEGWLEAQAHRAGMRQQRGENAKALEELDAVLAKPMPPSYEEWLRGTRVNVLAALGRLGEAIDECRRVIAITPDATSKAYHRLNLAQYQWQSGAKDEANRAWEELAGPSYPPDVRQSAWERMAQARMDAKDGPGAIATAKRMEDAVKPDPALVLAARIMAAGLYQLQADQTGLLATLGKIASEPLPERLPPSAMNLASLDTSDAKVRAVLSTIFERYEETAKKVGDDPSYWGARLARGQILAFETNPDDARPVLDDIRKNAPDPNVRTQAAFALAQSESRAGKANAARDIYNALAKEFADRDDVQVQCDLGLAEVEKQRNNSAQALVHLERAFGRCQDPGVCCQILGDKIHHQRALGQAAAVKETFRIVLEKYPDCWLAAEAKEPEQPPAE, encoded by the coding sequence ATGACGAGCGATGCGCCGAAAGGCCCGAAGGCCGTGTATGCGAAGGCGAAGATCGACGGCGAGAGCTTCGCCGGGCGCGATCTGCGCGGCGCGGACTTTCGCAAGGCGCGGCTCGCGAATGTCGATTTCACCGGGGCCGATCTTTCCGGCGCGGATTTCTCCGGCGCGAAGCTCGTGGGCGCGAAATTCGTGAACGTTCGCGCCGAGGGAGCGGTCTTCAAGTCGGCGACCTTCGATGCATGCGAATTTCGCGACGCGACGCTTGCCGAATGCGACTTTTCGCGCGCGTCGATTCGCGACGGCGAGTGGTCCGAGGTGGATGAGCGCGGCGGGCGATTCACGGAAACCGCCTTCGCGGGCGTGACATTTCGCGGCGGGCGCTTCGCCGGCAGCCGGTGGCTCGAGTCGAACTGGTCGAAGTGCCGCGTGGAATCAACAAGGTTCGAGGGGGCGCACATCGAGGCGTGGCGCGCGCCGTCGCTCGTCGTGAGCGGCGCGGTATTTACGGACTGCACGATCCTGTACGCCGATCTGCTCTCCGCGAAATTCGAAGCCGTCTCGTTCTCCGACTGCCGGATCACCGAGACGGATCTCGCGGGTTCGAAGTGGAGCGGGGCGCGCATCGAGCGCTGCGATCTCACGAAGACCGAATTCACCACGGGCGAATTCCGCGAGTGCGTGATCGCCGAGTGCGTCGTGCGCAAGGCGAACTTCCGTTACGTGAGCGGCCTTGACGAGGCGACGATGGCGGCGCTCGCAGGCGGTGGCGCGCGCGTCAGCCGGTATCTGCTCCACCGCGCGGGGCGCTGGCTGACGGGCACCGGGCCGGGGCGCATCGCGCTCGCGGTGACGATCGGCGCGATCGTCGGCTCGGCGGCGTGGGTTCACTTCGATCCGCTCTGGTGGGGTACGGAGAAGCTCTATCGCGAAATCGACCGCGCGGGCGCGCGCGAGCAGACCGACCGCGTCTCGCGTCTGACGGAATATTTGGTCGTGCGTCTTGCGGAAGAGGCTGAACGGATTCCCGAGACGCGCATCGGCCTCGCCCGCGCGTATCAGCGGATCGGCAAAACGAAGGAAGCCGTGGACGTTTTGACGACGCTGCTCGCCGGCGAGAAGACCGAGCCGAACCTGCTGCTCGAGGCCGTCACGTTCATGGCGCAGATCGAATGCGACGCGGGCCGCTTCGACGGACTCGAAGAGATGCTGCGGCGCGTGTTCGCCACGAAGGCCGAGCCGGAGATGAAACGCCACTCGGCCGTGACGATCCTCTACGCGGTCATGCCGACCGGGCGGCGCGACATCGCCGACCGTCTTTTCGATCTCGCCCTCGCGAATCTCGCCGACCAGCCCGAGGCCGTCGCGGAGCTGTCCGTCATGCGCGCGCAGTCGCGCCTTGACGAGCCGGGCCGCGTGCCGGAGGTGGCCGAGGTCGACCGCCTGCTCGGCATGGTCGCGTCGATGGGACCCGGCGAACGCACCAACCTCGTGCGCATCCTGATTCGCGCGGGCCGTTTCGACGAGGCGGGCGCGCAGATCGACGCGCTGCTGGCGCGCAACGACTTGCAGCCCCGCGAACGGGGGGACGCGATGTCGCAGCGGGCGCAGCTCGAAATCGCGCGAGGCAACGACGAGGCGTTTCTCTCGGCGATCGCCGAGGTCATGGACGCGACAGTCGAGGACGACGCGAAGCTGAACGCCGTGCAGGAATCGGTGGGGCTGCTCGCCGAGCGGCAACGCCACGAGACGCTCTCGCGCGTGGTCGATCTCGCACGCGAACGGATGGCGAAGGACCGACAGAGTGTGAAGGACCTGCTTCTGCTGCGCATCAACACGCTGAACGGCACGCCGCTGAAAGAAACCGCGCTCGCCGATTTGCACGACCTGTCGGCGAAGCCCGGCGAATTGCGCGAGGTGGAAAAGCTTCAGCTCGCGGCCGTGTACGCAAACCTGGGCGACGACGACGGCGCGCGGCGCATGCTCGCGGCGATGGGCGACGAGGCGCAGCTTCCGGTCTATCAGCGCCACGAGCGAATCGGCCTCGAGACGCAGATCGACCTGCGCGCGGGAAAGACCGGCGGGCTCGACGCGGCGGTGGGGCGGCTGCTCGCGCTGCCCGGCGGATCGGAACCGAAGCTCAACGTGGCGCGCGAAATCATGGGCACGCTCGGCGCGCGGCAGGACTTTGACGCGATCGACCGCGTGGCGAAAGTGGTTCTCTCGAATCTCGGCACCGAACCGCGCGTGGATTATGAGATCCGCTACGCCCGCGCGCAGGCGTTCATCTACGGTCCGCGCGGCGCGGATGCGATCGCGGACTTCGAATATCTGCTGAAGATCCCGCCCGCGAATCCCGGCAAGCGCCTGACGCTGCTCGAAGGCGTGCTCGCCGCGTATCGCAACGCGGGGCGGGCGGTCGACGCCGCGCGCACGATCGAGACCATCGCGCGCGAATACCCGGAGCAGAAGGAATTTTTGCTCTCGGCGAAGATCGAGGACGCGCAGGCCCTTCGCAATCGCGGCGACAAGACCGGCGCCGAGAAAAAGCTGCTCGAAGCGCTCGGTGAAGTCACGACGCCCGAGGCGCGCTCGCGAGTGCTCAACGCGCTCGCCGCGGTGTATCTCGAAATGAACCGGTTCGACGCGGCGGCGGCGCGGCTCGACGAATCGCTCGCGGTCGCGACGCCCTATAGCGAAGGCTGGCTCGAGGCGCAGGCGCATCGTGCGGGAATGAGGCAGCAGCGCGGCGAGAACGCCAAGGCTCTCGAAGAACTCGACGCCGTTCTCGCAAAGCCGATGCCGCCGTCATACGAAGAGTGGCTGCGCGGCACGCGGGTGAACGTGCTCGCGGCGCTCGGTCGGCTCGGCGAGGCGATCGACGAATGCCGCCGCGTCATCGCGATCACGCCGGATGCCACGTCGAAGGCTTATCACCGCCTCAATCTCGCGCAGTACCAGTGGCAAAGCGGCGCGAAGGACGAGGCGAACCGCGCATGGGAGGAACTCGCCGGACCGTCTTATCCGCCCGATGTGCGCCAGAGTGCGTGGGAGCGCATGGCGCAGGCGCGCATGGACGCGAAGGACGGGCCGGGCGCGATCGCGACGGCGAAGCGCATGGAAGACGCGGTGAAACCCGACCCGGCGCTGGTGCTCGCGGCGCGAATCATGGCGGCGGGACTATATCAGCTACAGGCGGACCAGACCGGACTGCTGGCGACGCTCGGTAAGATCGCTTCGGAGCCATTGCCCGAACGTCTGCCGCCGTCGGCGATGAACCTCGCCTCGCTCGACACATCCGACGCGAAGGTGCGCGCCGTGCTGTCCACGATCTTCGAGCGATACGAGGAGACCGCGAAGAAGGTCGGCGACGACCCGTCGTACTGGGGTGCGCGGCTCGCCCGCGGGCAGATTCTCGCATTCGAGACGAATCCCGACGACGCCCGCCCCGTGCTCGACGACATCCGCAAAAACGCCCCCGATCCGAACGTGCGCACGCAGGCGGCGTTCGCGCTCGCGCAGTCCGAGTCGCGGGCGGGCAAGGCGAACGCGGCGCGGGACATCTACAACGCCCTCGCCAAGGAATTCGCGGATCGCGACGACGTGCAGGTGCAGTGCGATCTCGGCCTCGCCGAGGTCGAGAAGCAGCGGAACAACTCGGCGCAGGCGCTCGTGCACCTGGAACGCGCGTTCGGCCGATGTCAGGACCCGGGCGTCTGCTGCCAGATTCTCGGCGACAAGATTCATCACCAGCGCGCGCTCGGCCAAGCCGCGGCGGTGAAGGAAACCTTCCGGATCGTTCTGGAGAAGTACCCCGATTGCTGGCTCGCCGCCGAGGCGAAAGAACCCGAGCAGCCGCCCGCCGAGTGA
- a CDS encoding 1-acyl-sn-glycerol-3-phosphate acyltransferase, whose protein sequence is MRKDDPDASTSNTIASPKRFSRILRGTYHHYSAILRPPFGFIVRWICRFLFAAWRLSDTDAQIIRDAVKRGPVLYVSRDKSRLEYLALAWSLARQDLPPPQFAHYVSMYPFLQLGPSLRRLFAVIAHWLEFRSYPNPYRNGYLEDLLAVQTPSLLCVAQFESMPRRFSRDGTDTLAEILRVSRDLMRPVQVVPIAVIYGRAPDQSTESLLDLLFGPTSNPGALRRLWLSVRYRRSTSLRVGEVESLETMAARVTRRGVPAAALAAALAADELAYHLRRELIARLDDERRVVLGPIRKSRPEIVEAALHNAGLVSFLQEYCKATNQSYVETRKRAKRYLEEMAADYDPGVVAIISGLLRTWLRRRQGELVVDKDGLEKVRKTIRQMPIVYVPCHKSHLDYLLVSYVLYKHRLSLPRILSGINLDFWPVGGFFRSSGAFFLRRVFKGKRVYSTCVAVYIETLLRERLNLEFFIEGGRSRVGKVIPPKLGFISILLDAFRKSGLHDLSFVPVLIDYERVFEEKTYLDEAGGRDDKGNKVRTVVENRKMVKRRIGEVVLEFDDPLSMRDLIHRSGFDAIPPDRAGQMALASNIAYEVTWRINRRAKARPYALLATALLSSPKRGALLATLVDQVELLQECIVSRGGELHDGERTGSEWIRGVIDRAARDKVVRIENDDADDPDETIVMVDEEQRLPLTLHRNSVIHQYQDVAIAAAAFLGADGPAPADQLFGTFVFIRSVLAGELIYGPRATHDEAHERPRFVEALEYFTGKGFVAESDRGLILSAAGRQAAWLFASTIHCYLESYYVVASTMWKHRESSYADKDWLKRMMKRGRVLAGIGEIAYPEAVHRTHFETALRRFVAMGLARQEEHVGEKSRVTRKVMAQDFPALESTLDRLKVHVGRL, encoded by the coding sequence GTGAGAAAAGACGATCCGGACGCCTCGACGTCCAATACCATCGCTTCGCCGAAGCGATTTTCCCGAATCTTACGCGGCACGTATCATCACTATTCCGCCATCCTTCGACCGCCGTTCGGATTCATCGTCCGGTGGATCTGCCGGTTCCTCTTCGCGGCGTGGCGGCTCTCCGACACCGACGCGCAGATCATCCGCGACGCGGTGAAGCGCGGCCCGGTGCTCTATGTTTCGCGCGACAAGAGCCGGCTCGAATACCTCGCCCTCGCGTGGTCGCTCGCCCGTCAGGATCTGCCGCCGCCGCAGTTCGCGCATTACGTCTCCATGTACCCGTTTCTTCAGCTCGGTCCGTCGTTGCGCCGTCTGTTCGCCGTGATCGCGCACTGGCTCGAATTTCGTTCCTATCCGAATCCCTATCGTAACGGCTACCTCGAGGACCTGTTGGCGGTCCAGACGCCGAGTCTTCTGTGCGTCGCGCAGTTCGAGTCGATGCCCCGGCGTTTTTCGCGCGACGGAACGGACACGCTCGCCGAGATCCTGCGCGTTTCGCGCGACCTGATGCGCCCCGTCCAGGTGGTGCCGATCGCCGTCATTTACGGGCGCGCGCCGGACCAGTCCACCGAGTCGCTCCTCGATCTGCTCTTCGGGCCCACGTCGAATCCGGGCGCGCTGCGTCGCCTGTGGCTCTCCGTGAGATATCGGCGCAGCACTTCTTTGCGCGTCGGCGAGGTCGAATCGCTGGAAACGATGGCCGCGCGCGTGACACGCCGGGGCGTCCCCGCCGCCGCCCTCGCCGCCGCCCTCGCCGCCGACGAGCTCGCGTACCACCTTCGCCGCGAACTCATTGCGCGCCTCGACGACGAGCGCCGCGTGGTGCTGGGCCCGATCCGCAAATCGCGCCCCGAAATCGTCGAGGCGGCGCTGCACAACGCGGGACTCGTGTCGTTCCTGCAGGAGTACTGCAAGGCGACGAACCAGAGCTACGTCGAGACGCGCAAACGCGCGAAGCGCTATCTGGAAGAGATGGCGGCCGACTACGACCCCGGCGTGGTCGCCATCATATCGGGGCTGCTGCGCACCTGGCTGCGGCGGAGGCAGGGCGAGCTGGTCGTCGACAAGGACGGACTGGAAAAGGTCCGTAAAACGATCCGCCAGATGCCGATCGTCTACGTACCCTGCCACAAGAGCCACCTCGACTACCTGCTCGTCAGTTACGTGCTCTACAAGCACCGGCTCTCGCTGCCTCGCATTCTCTCGGGCATCAACCTCGATTTCTGGCCGGTCGGCGGATTCTTCCGCAGCAGCGGCGCGTTTTTCCTGCGCCGCGTCTTCAAGGGCAAACGCGTCTATTCCACGTGCGTCGCGGTGTATATCGAAACGTTGCTGCGCGAGCGGCTCAATCTGGAGTTCTTTATCGAAGGCGGGCGCAGCCGAGTGGGCAAGGTCATTCCGCCCAAGCTCGGCTTCATCTCGATCCTGCTCGATGCGTTCCGCAAGAGCGGCCTTCACGACCTGAGCTTCGTCCCCGTTCTAATCGATTACGAGCGGGTCTTCGAGGAGAAGACCTACCTCGACGAAGCGGGCGGCCGCGACGACAAGGGCAACAAGGTCCGCACGGTGGTCGAGAATCGCAAGATGGTGAAACGGCGTATCGGCGAGGTCGTGCTCGAATTCGACGATCCCCTCTCGATGCGCGACTTGATTCACCGTTCGGGATTCGACGCCATCCCGCCCGACCGGGCCGGGCAGATGGCGCTTGCGTCGAACATTGCCTACGAGGTGACGTGGCGCATCAATCGTCGCGCCAAGGCGCGCCCTTACGCGCTGCTTGCCACCGCGCTGCTCTCGTCTCCCAAGCGCGGCGCCCTGCTCGCGACGCTCGTCGATCAGGTGGAGCTGCTGCAGGAGTGCATCGTCAGCCGTGGAGGCGAACTGCATGACGGCGAGCGCACGGGGTCGGAGTGGATTCGCGGCGTCATCGACCGCGCCGCGCGGGACAAGGTCGTCCGAATCGAAAACGACGACGCCGACGATCCCGACGAGACGATCGTGATGGTCGATGAGGAGCAGCGGCTGCCGCTCACGCTGCACCGCAACTCGGTCATCCACCAGTATCAGGACGTGGCGATCGCCGCGGCGGCGTTCCTCGGCGCGGACGGGCCCGCACCGGCCGACCAACTGTTCGGCACGTTCGTCTTCATCCGGTCGGTGCTGGCCGGCGAACTCATCTACGGACCGCGCGCGACGCACGACGAAGCCCACGAGCGGCCGCGATTCGTCGAAGCCCTCGAGTATTTCACCGGCAAGGGATTCGTCGCCGAGTCGGATCGCGGCCTCATCCTGTCCGCCGCCGGACGCCAGGCCGCGTGGCTTTTCGCGAGCACGATCCACTGCTATCTCGAAAGCTACTACGTCGTGGCGTCGACGATGTGGAAGCATCGTGAGTCTTCGTACGCGGACAAGGACTGGCTGAAGCGGATGATGAAACGCGGGCGCGTGCTCGCGGGCATCGGCGAAATCGCCTATCCCGAGGCTGTCCATCGCACGCACTTCGAGACGGCGCTGCGCCGCTTCGTCGCGATGGGCCTCGCGCGGCAGGAAGAACACGTCGGCGAGAAGTCGCGCGTCACCCGCAAGGTGATGGCGCAGGACTTCCCGGCCCTCGAATCGACGCTCGACCGCCTGAAGGTACACGTCGGACGGCTCTAG